In Aquipuribacter nitratireducens, the following proteins share a genomic window:
- a CDS encoding NAD(P)/FAD-dependent oxidoreductase — protein sequence MQTRRHDVVVVGGGNAGLSLAARLRRDGCRDVALVDPREVHVYRPLLSYVAGGQATLAEASRPQAGLVPRGCRWYRDRVVAVDADRSTVRLADGGDLAYGDLVLCPGSEVDWDAVPGARAAMATPHAATSYEPDLAERTWPLLAGLRAGTAVFALSSRHTPCSPVGLKPLFLAADHWRRSGVLPDVRIELLVEADRLVAEARADRRLREAAEELGVRVRTSSVVERVDPQARVLRVRTVDGVTEQPYDAFYLAPPYRAPRWVAGSGLTSPGSDGLVAVDPDTLRHRAHPRVWALGDVAAHRTLSSGGALRRQVPVVAHNVAAQRLGQPLRRYDGYTVAPVVTSRRRLLLAEHDRDARPTPTVPWPDLTRPGLATFVVDRYVEPRVYWHLLLRGRV from the coding sequence ATGCAGACCCGCCGGCACGACGTCGTGGTCGTCGGCGGCGGCAACGCGGGGCTCTCCCTCGCCGCACGGCTGCGGCGCGACGGCTGTCGCGACGTCGCGCTCGTCGACCCGCGCGAGGTCCACGTCTACCGTCCGCTGCTGTCGTACGTCGCCGGTGGCCAGGCCACGCTCGCGGAGGCGAGCCGACCGCAGGCCGGGCTGGTCCCGCGCGGCTGTCGCTGGTACCGGGACCGGGTCGTCGCGGTGGACGCGGACCGCTCGACCGTCCGCCTCGCCGATGGCGGGGACCTCGCGTACGGCGACCTCGTCCTGTGCCCCGGCTCCGAGGTCGACTGGGACGCGGTCCCAGGCGCCCGGGCCGCCATGGCGACGCCGCACGCCGCCACGAGCTACGAGCCCGACCTCGCCGAACGGACCTGGCCGCTGCTCGCGGGGCTGCGCGCGGGCACCGCGGTGTTCGCGCTGTCGTCGCGTCACACCCCGTGCAGCCCCGTCGGGCTCAAGCCGCTCTTCCTCGCCGCGGACCACTGGCGCCGCAGCGGGGTCCTGCCCGACGTGCGCATCGAGCTCCTCGTCGAGGCGGACCGGCTGGTCGCCGAGGCGCGCGCCGACCGTCGGCTGCGGGAGGCGGCGGAGGAGCTCGGCGTGCGGGTGCGCACGTCGAGCGTCGTCGAGCGCGTCGACCCGCAGGCCCGCGTCCTCCGGGTCCGCACGGTCGACGGCGTGACCGAGCAGCCGTACGACGCCTTCTACCTCGCCCCGCCCTACCGGGCGCCGCGGTGGGTGGCCGGCAGCGGCCTCACGTCGCCGGGGTCGGACGGTCTCGTGGCCGTCGACCCGGACACCCTGCGGCACCGTGCCCACCCGAGGGTGTGGGCCCTCGGCGACGTCGCGGCCCACCGCACGCTGTCGTCGGGAGGCGCGCTGCGCCGGCAGGTGCCGGTGGTCGCCCACAACGTCGCCGCACAGCGGCTCGGACAGCCGCTGCGGCGCTACGACGGCTACACCGTCGCGCCGGTCGTCACGTCACGACGCCGCCTGCTGCTCGCCGAGCACGACCGCGACGCCCGGCCGACGCCGACCGTCCCGTGGCCCGACCTCACCCGCCCGGGCCTCGCGACCTTCGTCGTCGACCGCTACGTCGAGCCGCGCGTCTACTGGCACCTGCTGCTGCGAGGCCGCGTGTGA
- a CDS encoding NADH-quinone oxidoreductase subunit A — protein sequence MEGYVALTVVLGCAFAVVGIAHLVHRRTAVAPDAVGASPAQSGERPREHALSRFHVRWYALTVVFLAFDVEMLFMYPWAVVVAAEGWAAVVEMFVFLVVLMAGVVWARREGAFRWS from the coding sequence GTGGAGGGCTACGTCGCGCTGACCGTCGTGCTCGGCTGCGCCTTCGCGGTCGTCGGGATCGCCCACCTCGTGCACCGGCGGACCGCCGTGGCGCCGGACGCGGTCGGAGCGTCGCCGGCTCAGTCGGGGGAGCGGCCGCGCGAGCACGCCCTCAGCCGGTTCCACGTCCGCTGGTACGCCCTCACCGTCGTCTTCCTCGCCTTCGACGTCGAGATGCTCTTCATGTACCCGTGGGCCGTCGTCGTCGCCGCCGAGGGCTGGGCGGCCGTCGTCGAGATGTTCGTCTTCCTCGTCGTCCTCATGGCCGGCGTCGTGTGGGCGCGACGGGAGGGCGCCTTCCGGTGGTCGTGA
- a CDS encoding NADH-quinone oxidoreductase subunit H, with amino-acid sequence MAEALLFPLGLTAVLLALAALAAGLDAVLVEGPAAWRAPWQETARLARQRRRALASADRLLWRLGGAGLLVAALLMAAVVPVGGRPVADVPVGVVWFNAMDVVVWAAVWCLGWGANAVHGLVGGYRFLAQALSYELPLMFALTAPAVAAASLRMTDVAAAQADRWFVVEMPVAFLVFCVGVVGFSVHGPFAHPAGADVHGGVLAELSGVDRWVVQAGRYALLAAGAAFGAALFLGGGTGPWLPGWVWSLVTTLALLAVLVAGRRLLPVVRPDRFVEAGWLVLLPLTLAQVFVVSVVAVLRAGGA; translated from the coding sequence ATGGCTGAGGCGCTGCTCTTCCCGCTCGGCCTCACCGCCGTGCTCCTCGCCCTCGCGGCCCTCGCCGCCGGCCTCGACGCGGTGCTCGTCGAGGGGCCCGCGGCCTGGCGGGCCCCGTGGCAGGAGACCGCCCGCCTCGCCCGGCAACGGCGCCGCGCCCTCGCGTCCGCCGACCGGCTCCTGTGGCGCCTCGGCGGTGCCGGGCTCCTCGTCGCCGCGCTGCTCATGGCCGCCGTCGTGCCGGTCGGCGGGCGGCCGGTCGCCGACGTGCCCGTGGGCGTCGTGTGGTTCAACGCCATGGACGTCGTCGTGTGGGCGGCCGTGTGGTGCCTCGGCTGGGGCGCCAACGCCGTGCACGGCCTCGTCGGCGGCTACCGGTTCCTCGCGCAGGCCCTCTCCTACGAGCTGCCGCTCATGTTCGCCCTCACGGCGCCGGCGGTGGCGGCGGCGAGCCTGCGCATGACGGACGTCGCCGCCGCGCAGGCCGACCGCTGGTTCGTCGTCGAGATGCCCGTCGCGTTCCTCGTGTTCTGCGTCGGCGTGGTCGGGTTCTCCGTGCACGGGCCCTTCGCCCACCCCGCCGGCGCGGACGTCCACGGCGGCGTGCTCGCCGAGCTGTCCGGCGTCGACCGCTGGGTCGTCCAGGCAGGCCGGTACGCGCTGCTCGCCGCCGGCGCCGCCTTCGGGGCGGCGCTGTTCCTCGGCGGCGGCACCGGCCCGTGGCTGCCGGGGTGGGTGTGGTCGCTCGTCACGACGCTCGCGCTCCTCGCGGTGCTCGTCGCCGGGCGCCGGCTGCTGCCCGTGGTGCGACCGGACCGGTTCGTCGAGGCCGGCTGGCTCGTGCTCCTGCCCCTCACCCTCGCCCAGGTGTTCGTCGTCTCGGTCGTCGCGGTCCTCCGCGCGGGCGGGGCCTGA
- a CDS encoding NADH-quinone oxidoreductase subunit J, whose translation MTDLVTDPLRLVEVVAFWALAALAVVAGVLVFRWDSMARVTYALATSFVAVGLALVVVDLHYIGAVTVLMMVMEMAIMAVFMIMFMGMNPALMPMDMTHRKRPAAVVAVATFVVLAGGALLVPWERLADPVPGAGSASAVGEAVMGPKMLVMMTVSPLLFATLVAGVVLASHRTRYDRLGDDLRRRPADDPQPGGVGR comes from the coding sequence ATGACCGACCTCGTGACCGACCCCCTCCGCCTCGTCGAGGTGGTGGCGTTCTGGGCGCTCGCGGCGCTCGCCGTCGTGGCCGGTGTCCTCGTCTTCCGATGGGACTCGATGGCCCGGGTGACGTACGCCCTCGCGACGTCGTTCGTCGCCGTCGGTCTCGCGCTCGTCGTCGTCGACCTCCACTACATCGGGGCCGTCACGGTGCTCATGATGGTGATGGAGATGGCGATCATGGCCGTCTTCATGATCATGTTCATGGGGATGAACCCGGCGCTCATGCCGATGGACATGACGCACCGGAAACGTCCCGCCGCGGTCGTCGCCGTGGCGACGTTCGTCGTGCTCGCCGGGGGTGCGCTGCTCGTGCCGTGGGAACGGCTCGCCGACCCGGTGCCGGGGGCCGGGAGCGCGAGCGCCGTCGGCGAGGCGGTCATGGGTCCGAAGATGCTCGTGATGATGACGGTGAGCCCGCTGCTCTTCGCCACCCTCGTCGCCGGGGTCGTCCTCGCCTCCCACCGCACCCGCTACGACCGGCTCGGCGACGACCTGCGCCGACGACCCGCCGACGACCCCCAGCCGGGCGGGGTGGGCCGGTGA
- a CDS encoding NADH-quinone oxidoreductase subunit NuoK translates to MSLEAVLVVASALFSVGLYGALTQQVVVMVMMGLELMLNGVILAVAGFWYFLAPEPTGQVLLLVVIAAMTVEMAMGFAVATLLHRSAGTDMVDMATELSG, encoded by the coding sequence GTGAGCCTCGAGGCGGTGCTCGTCGTCGCGTCCGCGTTGTTCAGCGTCGGGCTGTACGGGGCGCTCACGCAGCAGGTCGTCGTCATGGTGATGATGGGCCTCGAGCTCATGCTCAACGGCGTCATCCTCGCCGTCGCAGGGTTCTGGTACTTCCTCGCGCCCGAGCCGACCGGGCAGGTCCTGCTCCTCGTCGTCATCGCGGCGATGACGGTCGAGATGGCGATGGGCTTCGCCGTCGCGACGCTGCTCCACCGCTCCGCCGGTACGGACATGGTCGACATGGCCACGGAGCTGTCCGGGTGA
- a CDS encoding proton-conducting transporter membrane subunit, translating into MSAALGGAALWALVLLPGLVGAVLCAAGRRAGPLAGPVALVTVVVVAGLAAAVAWWTPTVAAPFVLAELGLAVDALAALVVPAVAVVTALVVAWVVASGAREERVAAAPAAVHGVLLLFLAAVLLTATASTLPALLLGWEVMGAASYALIAAPWREHRAADAGLTAFLTTRAADLGLYVAVAAALAGGAGLGLADLPDAQGIWRDVAAAGLLVAALGKAAQLPFSAWLSRAMEGPSPVSALLHSAAMVAMGGYLLLRTSDLLAATGWAATAAAWVGVLTALLLGLVALTQSDLKQVLAASTASQLGFVVLAAGTSPSGGAAHLVAHAATKAALFLAAGVWLQVLGTKALDRLDGAARRTPGVGAAAVVAGCALAGVAPLSLWATKDAVLAGALETSPWLYACGLAAAAVAAAYAARLVTVLLRRPPAESPTPTAPVSGGQTAAVVALAAGAAGLGVLALPGLLDPLGRALTGAAPPHPGVVEVVGTAVLVLVVGAVVVVLTRRDAFPRATWAEGWLGLGRLTHAGVVRPVLGLAGWCARVDDHGVDRAVHAVATLALAAGAGAARADDGGLDAAVTRTSRGTVGLAGASARVDDGVVDAGVERVAAGARGLGRLARRPQTGRVDEYYLQLVTGLAVLLGLAVVLLLVVV; encoded by the coding sequence GTGAGCGCGGCCCTCGGCGGTGCCGCGCTGTGGGCGCTCGTCCTCCTGCCGGGGCTCGTCGGCGCCGTGCTGTGCGCGGCCGGCCGCCGGGCCGGGCCGCTCGCGGGGCCGGTCGCGCTCGTCACCGTCGTCGTCGTCGCCGGCCTCGCCGCAGCCGTCGCGTGGTGGACGCCGACCGTCGCGGCGCCGTTCGTGCTCGCCGAGCTCGGCCTCGCCGTCGACGCCCTCGCGGCGCTCGTCGTGCCCGCGGTCGCGGTCGTCACCGCGCTCGTCGTGGCGTGGGTCGTGGCGTCGGGGGCCCGCGAGGAGCGCGTCGCGGCCGCGCCGGCGGCCGTGCACGGCGTGCTCCTGCTCTTCCTCGCCGCGGTCCTCCTCACGGCGACCGCGAGCACCCTGCCGGCGCTGCTCCTCGGCTGGGAGGTGATGGGCGCGGCGTCGTACGCGCTCATCGCCGCGCCGTGGCGCGAGCACCGGGCCGCTGACGCGGGGCTCACCGCGTTCCTCACGACGCGTGCGGCGGACCTCGGGCTCTACGTCGCGGTCGCCGCCGCCCTCGCCGGCGGTGCGGGCCTCGGCCTCGCCGACCTCCCCGACGCACAGGGGATCTGGCGGGACGTCGCGGCCGCCGGGCTGCTCGTCGCGGCGCTCGGCAAGGCCGCCCAGCTGCCGTTCAGCGCGTGGCTGTCGCGGGCGATGGAGGGTCCGAGCCCGGTGAGCGCGCTCCTGCACTCCGCGGCCATGGTCGCGATGGGCGGGTACCTCCTGCTCCGGACGAGCGACCTGCTCGCCGCCACCGGGTGGGCGGCGACCGCGGCGGCGTGGGTGGGGGTGCTCACCGCGCTGCTGCTCGGGCTGGTCGCCCTGACCCAGAGCGACCTCAAGCAGGTCCTCGCGGCCTCCACCGCCTCGCAGCTCGGGTTCGTCGTGCTCGCCGCCGGGACGTCGCCCTCGGGCGGCGCCGCCCACCTCGTCGCCCACGCCGCCACCAAGGCGGCGCTGTTCCTCGCCGCCGGCGTGTGGCTGCAGGTGCTCGGGACGAAGGCCCTCGACCGGCTCGACGGGGCGGCCCGGCGGACGCCCGGCGTGGGTGCCGCTGCCGTGGTCGCCGGGTGCGCCCTCGCCGGCGTCGCCCCGCTCAGCCTGTGGGCGACGAAGGACGCCGTCCTCGCCGGCGCCCTCGAGACGTCGCCGTGGCTGTACGCGTGCGGGCTGGCCGCCGCGGCGGTCGCCGCGGCGTACGCCGCCCGTCTCGTCACCGTGCTGCTGCGCCGCCCTCCGGCGGAGTCCCCCACGCCGACGGCGCCCGTCTCGGGCGGGCAGACCGCCGCGGTCGTCGCCCTCGCCGCCGGCGCGGCGGGGCTGGGGGTGCTCGCCCTGCCCGGCCTCCTCGACCCGCTCGGTCGCGCGCTGACGGGCGCGGCGCCCCCGCACCCGGGCGTGGTGGAGGTGGTCGGGACGGCCGTCCTCGTGCTCGTCGTCGGGGCCGTGGTCGTGGTCCTGACCCGTCGGGACGCGTTCCCTCGGGCGACGTGGGCGGAGGGGTGGCTCGGCCTCGGCCGCCTCACCCACGCCGGTGTCGTCCGACCCGTGCTCGGGCTCGCGGGATGGTGCGCGCGCGTCGACGACCACGGCGTCGACCGGGCCGTCCACGCCGTCGCGACCCTGGCGCTCGCCGCCGGCGCCGGCGCGGCGCGTGCCGACGACGGCGGTCTCGACGCTGCCGTGACCCGGACGTCGCGCGGGACCGTCGGCCTGGCCGGCGCCTCCGCGCGCGTCGACGACGGCGTCGTCGACGCAGGCGTGGAGCGGGTCGCGGCAGGCGCGCGCGGGCTCGGGCGCCTGGCCCGCCGACCGCAGACCGGCCGCGTCGACGAGTACTACCTCCAGCTCGTCACCGGTCTCGCCGTCCTCCTCGGTCTCGCCGTCGTCCTCCTTCTGGTGGTGGTGTGA
- a CDS encoding NADH-quinone oxidoreductase subunit M yields the protein MLSLVVFLPALAAAVLGLARGLPDRVARWAWVLVAAVETVLVLGLWLAFEDPGRGRLAFEEQVRWLPSLGSSYHVGLDGLSLPLVLMTNVVFLACAVHALTERRRPRAQAALFLFLQATCLGVFAAADLLVFFVFFDLSIVGMYAVIAGWGHRDAARSALKFFLYTFLGSLVLLLGFIGLFAASGDAGPRTFDMVELAARPPLVDRPLAGGLVLVAVLVGLAVKIPTVPFHTWLPPAHTDAPAVGSAVLAGVLLKLGTYGLVRIAVPMLPEAWRSLAWVVVALGVVSVLWGALVALAQTDVKRMIAYTSVNHMGYVVLGLGVAGLLADGAPDASREEAAVTAVSGALTQMVSHGLITAALFLLVDLLWQQREDYSLDAYGGLARVAPVFSGLFAVGAFASLGLPGFSGFVAEVQVFAGSIALAPVTAVALLGILLTAALYLRALQRLVVGPVAGRSVGLADLAPHATVAVAGLLALSVLVGLLPAVLLDVVAPAAQHVVDALSGADLP from the coding sequence GTGCTCTCCCTCGTCGTCTTCCTCCCGGCGCTGGCCGCCGCCGTCCTCGGGCTCGCGCGCGGGCTTCCCGACCGGGTCGCGCGCTGGGCGTGGGTGCTCGTCGCCGCCGTCGAGACCGTCCTCGTGCTGGGGCTGTGGCTCGCCTTCGAGGACCCGGGCCGGGGGCGGCTCGCGTTCGAGGAGCAGGTCCGCTGGCTGCCCTCGCTCGGCAGCAGCTACCACGTCGGTCTGGACGGGCTCAGCCTGCCGCTCGTCCTCATGACGAACGTCGTGTTCCTCGCGTGCGCCGTCCACGCCCTCACGGAGCGGCGGCGACCCCGCGCGCAGGCCGCACTGTTCCTCTTCCTCCAGGCCACGTGCCTCGGGGTGTTCGCCGCCGCGGACCTGCTCGTCTTCTTCGTGTTCTTCGACCTGTCGATCGTCGGCATGTACGCCGTCATCGCCGGCTGGGGGCACCGGGACGCCGCCCGGTCGGCTCTCAAGTTTTTCCTCTACACGTTCCTCGGCAGCCTCGTGCTCCTCCTCGGCTTCATCGGGCTGTTCGCCGCATCCGGCGACGCCGGCCCCCGCACGTTCGACATGGTCGAGCTCGCCGCGCGCCCGCCCCTCGTCGACCGGCCGCTCGCGGGCGGCCTCGTCCTCGTCGCCGTCCTCGTCGGGCTGGCCGTCAAGATCCCCACCGTCCCGTTCCACACGTGGCTGCCGCCCGCCCACACCGACGCACCCGCCGTCGGCTCGGCCGTCCTCGCCGGCGTGCTCCTCAAGCTCGGCACGTACGGCCTCGTCCGCATCGCGGTGCCGATGCTGCCGGAGGCGTGGCGCTCCCTCGCGTGGGTCGTCGTCGCGCTCGGGGTGGTGTCGGTGCTGTGGGGCGCACTGGTCGCCCTCGCCCAGACCGACGTCAAGCGCATGATCGCCTACACGTCCGTCAACCACATGGGCTACGTCGTGCTCGGGCTCGGGGTGGCGGGTCTGCTCGCCGACGGCGCCCCCGACGCGTCCCGCGAGGAGGCCGCGGTGACGGCGGTGTCCGGGGCGCTCACGCAGATGGTGAGCCACGGCCTCATCACCGCCGCGCTGTTCCTCCTCGTCGACCTCCTGTGGCAGCAGCGCGAGGACTACTCCCTCGACGCCTACGGCGGGCTCGCGCGCGTCGCGCCGGTGTTCTCCGGCCTGTTCGCCGTGGGGGCGTTCGCCTCCCTCGGGCTGCCCGGGTTCAGCGGCTTCGTCGCGGAGGTCCAGGTGTTCGCCGGCAGCATCGCGCTCGCGCCGGTGACGGCGGTCGCTCTCCTCGGGATCCTCCTCACGGCGGCCCTGTACCTGCGCGCGCTGCAGCGCCTCGTCGTGGGGCCCGTGGCGGGCCGCTCGGTCGGGCTCGCCGACCTCGCGCCGCACGCCACCGTCGCCGTCGCCGGGCTGCTCGCCCTGTCGGTGCTCGTCGGGCTCCTGCCCGCGGTGCTGCTCGACGTCGTCGCCCCCGCCGCACAGCACGTCGTCGACGCCCTGTCGGGGGCGGACCTGCCGTGA